CAGGCAGGAGAAAGTCACCTCGCGGGCTGCCCCCATCCCCTCAAAACTCGAACCCGTATCCAGGGCGGCGGAGGCCACGAAAAAACGGGACAGCCCAAAGAGATAGACAAAGAGGATCAAGTCCCCCTGAAAAGAGATGGGCGCCGGCAGGGCGCCGAAAGGCAGCAGGAGGGCGGCCAGAATCGGCACGGCCAGCCCGACCACCGGTCCGGCCAGAAATACCCAGGTGGTCGTGTGGCTGAGGACGAACCCCTTGCGCCACAGGCGGGCCAGGTCATAGTAGGGTTGCAGCAGGGGTGCGCCCTGCCGGCCGGCGAACAGAGCCTTGGTGCGGGTGATCACCCCCTGCAGCAGAGGCGCAAACAGCAGCAGAAGCGCCAGGTGGACCAGAACATTGACAAACATCGAAGCCTCCTCAACCACCGGCGATTACCATAAGCAGGGTCAGCAGGGTCAAAGCGATATAGAGCAGATAAAAAGCGGGTCTGCCGTTCTGCAGAAAACGCCGCAGCAAGGTGAAAAGCCAGGCCAATCCCTGACTGAGCGGCAACAGGAAACGGTCGAGCACGGCGTCCGGCGTGTGGCTGGAAAAGCCCGTTTTTGCCGGAAAAAGACCCTTGGGGGGCTGTTCATGGCGACTTGTCCACAGCCCACCCCGGAAAAGCCCAACCAGCAGGTCGGCAAAGGAAGAGGCGCTGTACTGCATGCGAGGGGCTGGGAATTGGTAACCGCACCCCCAGGTAGCCACCCGCGGGGCCCCGGCATGGCCGCGTCGTTGCAGCCAGAGCCACAAACCGGCCAGCGTCAGCAGCAACAAAATAGCCACCAGGCTGAGGCGGGAGAGCGGCGCTAGGGGCGCTTCCAGCTCCAGTCCTGCGACCTGCGTCGACCAGACCGCCGCGGCCTGCTGCAGCAGGGGGGCGAAGGTCCAGGGGAGCAGGCCGATCCAGGCGCAGGCCGTCAGCAGAGCGAGCATGGGCAAACGCATGGACCAGACCGCCGGCTTGGCCGTGGCCGCCTCGGGGCACCGAGGTTCTCCTAAAAAGACCACGCCGAAGACCTTGACAAAGCAGGCCACCGCCAGTGCGCCGATGAGAGCCAGGACCGGCGCGACCAGCACAGCCCATGGACCAACGGCTCCCGTCCCCTTGAGCGAATCGAAAGCGCCCAGGTAAATCAGCCACTCACTGACAAAACCGTTGAGAGGAGGCAGCCCGCAGATGGCGACGGCACCGCCGAGAAAACAGACGGCCGTCCAGGGTAGACGCCGGAACAGTCCCCCCATGTGATCCATCTCGCGGGTTCCGGTAGAGTGGATGACCGCCCCCGCCGCCAGAAACAGCAGGGACTTGAAGAGACCGTGATTGACCGTGTGCAGCAGCGCCCCCGAAATTCCCAGCAGGATCATGGCCGGCTGCTCAAACGTGCGGCCGAGCAAGGCGATGGCCAGGCCGATGACAATGATGCCGATATTCTCGACGCTATGGTAGGCGAGCAGGCGCTTGATGTCGTGCTGGGCCAGGGCCAAAGCCACCCCCAGCACGCCGGATAGCGCCCCGAGCACCAGCAGCCCCACCCCCCAGCTCAGAGGAATGTCGGCGTAAAAGGAGGTCAGGCGCACCAGGCCGTAAATGCCGGTCTTGATCATGACCCCCGAGAGCAGCGCCGAGGCATGGCTGGGGGCGGCGGCATGAGCGCCCGGCAGCCAGATATGCAGAGGCATGATGCCAGCCTTCAGGCCGAATCCGAAAAGACCGAGCAGAAAGATCGCCGTGCCGGTACCGGCAGAGGCGAGGGTGGCCGCCGCCGGAAAGGCGAAGGAGCCGACCACAGCCGCCAGCAGGGCGAAGAGGGCAAAGAGGGCCAGGGTGCCCGTGTGGGTCGCCGCCAGATAGATCAGACCGGCCCGCCGGCTGTCCTCCTTGTCATCTTCGGTGGTAATGAGAAAGAAGCCGGCCAGGGCCATGGCTTCCCAGGCGAAGAGAAAGAGCAAGCCGTTTTGCGCCGTCAGCACCAGCATGAGAGCGCCGGCGATCAGGCCGTAGAAGAAGCGTAATTTCTGCGCGCTGGCCCCATGCCGTCGCTGGGGCCAGTAGCCGAGACCATAGACCGCGCCGGCACTGACCACCAGATAGAGCGGCAGGAGAAAAACGGCGGAAAGGGCATCGAGCTGCAGCACGAATTCGGCACCGGGCACCCCCCAGGGCAGCCGCAGACGATTCGTGGTCGGCGCCAGCAGGGCCATAATTGCGGCGGCCAGACCGCAGGTCGTTCCCAGCAGGGTCAGCAGGCAGCTCAAGCGCTCTCCCCAAAGGGCCTGGCGCCGGGCCATCAGGCCGGGCAGCCCGGAAAAGAGCAGCAGCAGGATCCCGGTCAGGAATAATCCCATGGTCATGGCACCCCCCTCCCGGCCCAGACACCCCAGGCCAGCAACAGGGTACAGGCCATGAAAATATAGAGCAGATAGACATGCAGTCGCCCCTGCTGCAGCCAGCGAAGACGCACGCACCAGTGGGTCACCCTGGCGATGCCGGGCAGGAACAGACGGGTCAGTACCGGGTCGAGGGACTGCTGGCTCAGGCCTATGTGCCCTGGAAATACCCCTCGCAACAGCGGGCGCTTGACCTGCGGAGCGAGGAGGTGCGGAACCAGGTGGCTCTGGGTCAACTCGGCATAGGCCTCACCCGTGTACTCGACCCGGGACGAGGAAAAGGCAAAGCCGCAGCTCCAGGTCCCGCGACGGGTGACAGGCCGGTGATGACGCAGCCAGAGAAGGAGGGCGGCGATGGCCAGGAGGCTGAGCCCGACGAGACCGTGGAACTGACCCAGTTTCTCCACGCGCAGCAGCACCGGGGCCAGGGCCGCCTGGCCGCCGGGAACGAGCTGCTCAAGGGGCAAGGCCAACAGAGCCAAAGCGCCCTGAGGGAGCACGCCGACAAGCAGACAGCCGGCCAGCAGTGCGCCCATGGGACCCAGCAGAAACAGCGAAGACTCATGCGCCTGCTCGGCCGCCAGACTGCGGGGGCTGCCCAGCAGAACAATCCCGGCCAGGCGGGTAAAGGCCAGCACGGCCAGCGCACCGACCAGGCCGAGAAGACCGACCAGCAGCAGGGAAAGCAGGCCGCTGAAACCGGCATCCAGCACGCCCTCCTGCAGCAGACCCAAATAGATGAGCCATTCACTCACCAGGCCGTTGAAGGGCGGCAGGGCGGCGATGGCCAGACAGCCGCCGAGCATGAGGCCGCCCGTCCAGGGCATGCGCTTGAGCAAGCCGCCGAGCTGATCCATATCCCGCGTTCCCGTGGCATGCAGAACGCTGCCGGCGCCCAAAAAGAGCAACCCCTTGAACAGGGCATGATTCCAGATGTGCAGCAGGCCGCCGGCAAATCCGAAGAGGGCCAGCGTGGGATGCCCGTTGGCCTGCGCGAAAAAGCCCAGGCCCAGACCGAGAAAGATGATCCCCACATTTTCAATGGTCGAGTAGGCCAGACACCTTTTGATATCCCGCTGGAAATTGGCCAGGACAATGCCATAGAGGGCGCCGGCGCCACCCAGGGCCATGAGGACGACGCCGGCCAGCGGCAACGCCGACGGCAGAAAGCTGCCGGCGCGCAGGATGCCGTAGACCCCCACTTTCACCAGCACTCCCGACATCAGAGCCGACACATGGCTGGGAGCGGCGGGATGGGCATCGGGCAGCCAGACATGCAGGGGAAAGAGACCGGCCTTGACGCCGAAGCCGGCCAGGGCGGCGACAAACAGCAGGCCGGTCGTCTGGGGTGAAAGCTGCGCCAGGCCGGTGAAGGCGGCGAAATCGAAACTCCCGCAGAGGGTGCCGGCCCCCGCAAAAAAGGCCAGCAGCAGCACCAGTCCCAGGTGGGCAACGACCAGATAAAGCCAGGCGGCCTCTCTCACCTCGGCCTGACGATGCTCAAAGGCCACCAGAAAGAAGGAAGTCAGCGTCATGACCTCCCAGGCCATGAGGAAGAGCACCGCATTGGCGGCAACCACGACCAGAATCATGGCCGCAACCATCATGTTCAGGAAAAACCAGTGCGGACCCAGGGCGGCCGGGTGGGCGTGTCCCTGCAGATATCCCGGTGCGTACAGGGCGCAGAGCAGAGCCAGCAGGCACATGGGCAAAAGAAAAAAAGCAGCGAGGGGATCCAGGTAGAGGGACAGGTGACCACCCGGCACCCCCCAGGCCAGCGTCCAGGACTGAGGCGCATCAGCACGCAGACCCGACAGAGCCGCCAGCAATCCCGCTAAAGCGCCCGCCACCATACCGGCCCCACCGAGCACGGCGGCCAGCCGCGGCCAGCGGGAACTGCACAGAGCGAGGAACCCCGTGGCGGCAAAAATCAGGAGGGCCAACAGCAGCAGGTTCATACCATCTCTTTCGGTGAACTAAAATCCGGACGGTCGAACTGGAAATCAGCCAGGTGGCGTCGCCTCCAGAGAAAATAGCCGAGACCGGCACTCGCGCAGCCGGCGGCGGCAAGTAAAAGCGCCGGGATACCGACCCAGGCGTAGGCGAGGCCGCCGATGAGGCCACCGCTGAAAAAACCTCCCAACAGAGTCGTCAGCAGAAAAAGCTTCCACCACTCGATGTGC
The sequence above is a segment of the Desulfuromonas sp. KJ2020 genome. Coding sequences within it:
- a CDS encoding proton-conducting transporter membrane subunit; its protein translation is MTMGLFLTGILLLLFSGLPGLMARRQALWGERLSCLLTLLGTTCGLAAAIMALLAPTTNRLRLPWGVPGAEFVLQLDALSAVFLLPLYLVVSAGAVYGLGYWPQRRHGASAQKLRFFYGLIAGALMLVLTAQNGLLFLFAWEAMALAGFFLITTEDDKEDSRRAGLIYLAATHTGTLALFALFALLAAVVGSFAFPAAATLASAGTGTAIFLLGLFGFGLKAGIMPLHIWLPGAHAAAPSHASALLSGVMIKTGIYGLVRLTSFYADIPLSWGVGLLVLGALSGVLGVALALAQHDIKRLLAYHSVENIGIIVIGLAIALLGRTFEQPAMILLGISGALLHTVNHGLFKSLLFLAAGAVIHSTGTREMDHMGGLFRRLPWTAVCFLGGAVAICGLPPLNGFVSEWLIYLGAFDSLKGTGAVGPWAVLVAPVLALIGALAVACFVKVFGVVFLGEPRCPEAATAKPAVWSMRLPMLALLTACAWIGLLPWTFAPLLQQAAAVWSTQVAGLELEAPLAPLSRLSLVAILLLLTLAGLWLWLQRRGHAGAPRVATWGCGYQFPAPRMQYSASSFADLLVGLFRGGLWTSRHEQPPKGLFPAKTGFSSHTPDAVLDRFLLPLSQGLAWLFTLLRRFLQNGRPAFYLLYIALTLLTLLMVIAGG
- a CDS encoding proton-conducting transporter membrane subunit, with product MNLLLLALLIFAATGFLALCSSRWPRLAAVLGGAGMVAGALAGLLAALSGLRADAPQSWTLAWGVPGGHLSLYLDPLAAFFLLPMCLLALLCALYAPGYLQGHAHPAALGPHWFFLNMMVAAMILVVVAANAVLFLMAWEVMTLTSFFLVAFEHRQAEVREAAWLYLVVAHLGLVLLLAFFAGAGTLCGSFDFAAFTGLAQLSPQTTGLLFVAALAGFGVKAGLFPLHVWLPDAHPAAPSHVSALMSGVLVKVGVYGILRAGSFLPSALPLAGVVLMALGGAGALYGIVLANFQRDIKRCLAYSTIENVGIIFLGLGLGFFAQANGHPTLALFGFAGGLLHIWNHALFKGLLFLGAGSVLHATGTRDMDQLGGLLKRMPWTGGLMLGGCLAIAALPPFNGLVSEWLIYLGLLQEGVLDAGFSGLLSLLLVGLLGLVGALAVLAFTRLAGIVLLGSPRSLAAEQAHESSLFLLGPMGALLAGCLLVGVLPQGALALLALPLEQLVPGGQAALAPVLLRVEKLGQFHGLVGLSLLAIAALLLWLRHHRPVTRRGTWSCGFAFSSSRVEYTGEAYAELTQSHLVPHLLAPQVKRPLLRGVFPGHIGLSQQSLDPVLTRLFLPGIARVTHWCVRLRWLQQGRLHVYLLYIFMACTLLLAWGVWAGRGVP